One region of Thunnus thynnus chromosome 14, fThuThy2.1, whole genome shotgun sequence genomic DNA includes:
- the LOC137197359 gene encoding protein FAM161A-like: MAVMYRSRSLENKELMALYGGEGEHYFVRDEDCTSEEYDLDSECSEETKSGRGVRSSLSLEIYGLQREQQVNFSNQEYYRRLEELKSAHLRNMAELEKMYISQARERRGLEEERGTNIEARQSIRKLQRINSQEELDLHETSSGSDQSDLCGEDRMEDLELDNPRGTFGQGRTFGRDILLSLEDLTTQKQFRLQAKASCPKPQGRLSRQSGVRMRSNSKVTVPKPFQMMLREEERKRHKVRTRSEIELENTLLRRELEELRECQKKFRASPAPAHIHLPLYEIISRRSGQRPNRSSGNNSKRNTKSDQASAAASSQPFHFLERERRKREAKIVAELGRLGPKEERQAFKARPVPNSVYGTRRRADSKTTNRRPQFLTICTMEREATEGQSDPSSDLETDSSPDSCRPQRCPSSKPVKKQIELSIEMVKEREWSYIDPLKATACNLCSPVQPGDQEPLLTNKSDYISV, translated from the exons ATGGCAGTGATGTATCGGTCGCGCTCTCTGGAAAACAAGGAATTAATGGCTCTGtatggaggagaaggagaacatTACTTTGTGAGAGATGAGGACTGTACCAGTGAG GAGTACGATCTGGATTCAGAGTGCAGCGAAGAAACAAAAAGCGGCAGAGGCGTTCGCAGCTCTCTGTCCCTGGAAATCTACGGTCTGCAGAGGGAGCAGCAGGTTAATTTCTCCAACCAGGAGTACTACAGGAggctggaggagctgaagagcGCTCACCTGAGGAACATGGCCGAGCTGGAGAAGATGTACATCAGTCAGGCCAGAGAGAGACGCGGGCtggaagaggaaagagggaCAAACATAGAAGCCAGACAGTCAATCAG GAAACTCCAGCGGATCAATTCCCAAGAAGAGCTGGACTTGCATGAGACATCGAGTGGCTCTGACCAGTCAGACCTCTGTGGAGAGGACAGGATGGAGGACCTGGAACTGGACAATCCAAGAGGGACTTTTGGCCAGGGCCGGACCTTTGGGAG AGACATCCTGCTGAGCCTGGAAGACTTGACGACCCAGAAGCAGTTCAGGCTTCAGGCCAAGGCCTCCTGTCCCAAACCACAGGGAAGACTGTCGCGTCAAAGTGGGGTCAGGATGAGGTCCAACTCTAAGGTCACTGTGCCCAAACCCTTCCAGATGAtgctgagagaggaggagaggaagaggcacAAGGTGCGTACGCGCTCAGAGATCGAGCTGGAGAACACCTTGCTGAGACGGGAGCTGGAGGAGCTCCGAGAGTGCCAGAAGAAGTTCCGGGCATCACCTGCACCAGCGCACATACACCTGCCTCTCTACGAAATCATCAGCCGCCGCTCCGGTCAGCGACCAAACCGAAGCAGTGGTAATAACAGCAAACGTAACACTAAAAGCGACCAGGCCTCTGCTGCTGCCTCATCACAGCCTTTCCATttcctggagagagagaggaggaagagggaggcgAAGATTGTGGCTGAGCTGGGGAGGCTGGGACCGAAAGAGGAGCGTCAGGCCTTCAAGGCTAGGCCTGTGCCCAACTCAGTGTATGGCACCAGACGCAGAGCAGACAGCAAGACCACAAACCGTCGCCCCCAGTTTCTAACTATTTGCACAATGGAGAGGGAGGCCACGGAGGGCCAAAGTGATCCGAGCTCCGACCTGGAGACAGACAGCTCTCCTGACTCGTGTAGGCCTCAGAGATGTCCATCCTCCAAGCCAGTGAAGAAGCAGATAGAGCTGTCCATTGAGATGGTGAAAGAGAGGGAGTGGTCCTACATCGACCCACTCAAAGCCACCGCCTGCAACCTCTGTTCACCTGTGCAGCCAGGCGACCAGGAGCCTCTGCTCACTAACAAGAGTGATTACAtcagtgtgtga